The Kribbella sp. NBC_00662 nucleotide sequence GGGCCTCACGCTGAGTACGACGCTGTTCTACATCGCCCGCCTCGCCGCACCCTTGTTGGGCTTCGTGATCTTCTGGGCGGCAGGGGACTTCTACGCCCCGTTCGCCTGGGCGGGCCTGGGTTTCGGCGCGGCAGCCGTCGTACTGCTGGTCGGACTGCTCTATGCGCTGCGGGCCGAGCGTACGGCGGCCACGATCGGGCGCCTGCTCGGGAGACTGATCCAGCGCGTGCGGCCCTCCAGCGCGGGCCCTGCTGTGTGGGAGGAGCGACTCGTCTCGTTCCAGTCGCACAGCGCGGGGCGGATGCAGCAGCACGGAGGGCTCGCGATGCTGAGCCAGCTGCTTCTGATCGGTGTCGAGGCGGGTGTCCTCGTTCTGTGCCTGGGGTTCGTCGGGGTCACGCTGGACAGTTCGACCGTGCTGATCATGTTCTGCAGCTTCATGGTCGTCTATCCGCTGACCGGGCTGCCCCTGATGGGCGCCGGGGTCATGGACGCGACCTATGCGGCATTCGTGTCCAACCACAGTTCCGTCGAGGCCACCGACCTCGTGGCCGGACTGCTGGTCTGGCGGGTTGCTGTGCAGCTCCTGCCGGTTGTCGTCGGGCTGTTGACGATCGTGGTGTGGCGGCGGTTCACCTGGAACGGGTGACCCGACCAGGAACCGTGGACGCACACCCTGGTCGCATGACGGTGCGCTGGAGACGACCGCTGCTGCTCGCCCTTGCCAGCGTGCTGTTCGCCGGACTGTTCATCGCCGCATCGCAGCCGGCCACCGCGGCCTCGCCCGACGACGCGGCCGCACAGACACTTGCTGACCGCTACTCCCCCGTCGTCCGGTTGCAGAAGCTCGGTACGCGCTGCGACGAGGGCGAGCAGTTCCAACCCACCGACGTCAACGCAGTACTGGGTGATCAGCAGGTCGCCCTGCGCGGCCCGTGGCGGCCGCCGGATCTCGTGAAGACCCAGCCGGAAGGCACGGACCTCCGCCGCGGGTACCCGGGCCACTTCCTCGACTTCCCCGGCGATCCGCTGCGTCCCGGCTGCGACTACGCCGAGTGGTCCGCACGGATCAACAGCACGCATCCGGCGACCGTCTACGCCCACGTGACCGGCGACCCGGCGTACCCCGGCAAGCTGTCCTTGGAGTATTGGTTCTTCTACATCTTCAACGACTACAACAACACGCACGAAGGCGACTGGGAGTCCGTTCAGCTCGTCTTCGACGCCGCGACGCCGGAAGCCGCGCTGGCCACGACCCCGACGGCTGTCGGGTTCAGCCAGCACGGCGGCGCCGAGCGGGCGCGGTGGGGCGACGCCAAGCTCGAGATCGTCGACGGCACGCATCCGGTCGTCTATCCGGCGGCCGGTTCGCACGCCAACAAGTACGGCCAGCGGTTGTACCTCGGGCGCGGCTCGGAAGGTCTCGGCTGCGATGACACGACCAGGCCCGCGACCGAGCTCAGACCCCAGGTCGCCTACGTGCCGATGGCGACCGCGGACTACCTGAAGGAATATCCCTGGCTGGCCTTCGAGGGTCGCTGGGGCGAGCGGCAGCGGTCGTTCTTCGACGGGCCGACGGGTCCCAACGAGAAGGCCTCCTGGGTACGGCCGATCCAGGACGCCGAGGCGACCTGGCGCGACGACAGCACGGTCGTACCCGCCGGCAAGGTGCTCGGCCCGAGCGGCACAGGCGTCTTCTGCAGGGCGGTCGGCACCGGATCGAACCTGCTCCGCGAAACCCTCGACCGGATCTGGCTGCTCGGCCTGATCCTGGCCGCGCTGATCACCCTGATCTGGTTCGCCGCGAGCCGGACCCGCTGGACCGATGCCGCACCGGTGCCGGCGCGGAGGCGGCGCGCGTGGGGGCAGACGGTGGCGTCCGCGCTCCAGCTGTTCCGACAACGCCCCGGGCTGTTCGGGGTGTTCGCCGCGGTCTTCGTCGTACTCGGTGTGGCGACCCTCGTGCTGGCGGACCTTCAGGCGGCCCGGCGCGATTCGCCGGCCGACCTGGGCGCGCCGACCGAGAACGCGACCGGCTTCTGGGCCTCCCTGGTCGCGCTCGCGATCACGATCCTCACCGCCGCGACGTACGTCGCACTCCTGGCCGTTGTCACCTCGACCCTCGACCGGCTGGACCGGGGCGAGCCGGTGACCGCCGTACTCACCTGGCGTGACGTCAGAGCGCACGCACGGCCACTGGCCGCGGTCGCAGTGCGGTACTTCGTGGTCATCGCCGTACTGACGATCATCGTCGCGACGATCCCGCTGGCCATCTACTACGCGGCCAGCCGGGCGTTCGCCATACCGGCCGTGATGGCCGAGCAGGTCTCCTCGAGTGCGGCGTTCAGACGCAGCCGGCTCCTGGTCAAGGGGCGATGGTGGCGAACCGCTGGACCGCTCGCGATCATCGTCGGACTCGGCCTGTCGGTCGGACCGATCGCCGGGATCATCCTCCTGCTCGCGACCGACTGGCCGCCCACGCTGATCAACCTCGTGTCGTCGCTGCTGTTCGCGCTGGCCATGCCGCTGGTCGCGGCCGCTGTCGTCTACCTGTACTTCGACCGATCGGTCACCCACCGCGAGTCGCCCGGATCGGGTGACCTCCCGGATCCAGACCGTACCTATTCTCGGCACGGGAGGTAGGCATGTCCGAGGCCGAGGGCGGATCGCAACAGCCCGCGGAGACGCGCGGCCCGAACCGCCTGCTGATCACCGCCATCGCGGAGGGCGTCATCGTCGCCGCGCTGGTCGCGACGCTGATCATCGTCAGCATCCGCCGCAGCGGCGACACCGCGACCGCGTCACCGGCGAGCGGCCAATCCAGTACGGCGATGTGCGCGGCGATCCCGGTCGCGAACCAGGTCCTGCCCTCGGTCGTCACGATCTCGGCGAGCGGCAGCGGCGCGGCCGGCACGGGTTCGGGTCAGGTGTTCCGGGACGGCGGCTACATCCTCACCAACGACCACGTCATCTCGTCGGCGGCCGGAGGCGGATCCGTCACCGTGCAGTACAGCGACGGTCACAGCTCCGCGGCGACCATCGTCGGACGCGATCCGAGCACCGATCTCGCCGTACTGAAGGCAGCCGACGAGGCGAAGGGCTATCCGGTGATCGCGGTCGGATCGTCGGCCGATCTGCAGGTCGGCCAGCCGGTCGTCGCGCTCGGCGCTCCGCTCGGTCTCGCGAGCACGGTGACGTCGGGGATCGTCAGCGCGCTCGATCGGTACGTGCCGGTGCCGGGCGACTCGGTGACGCACCACTTGATCGGGGCGATCCAGACCGACGCGGCCATCAACCCGGGTAACAGCGGCGGGGCGCTGGTCGACTGTGCCGGGAATCTTGTCGGCGTGAACGCTGCGATCGCGACCGTGCCGAACGCGTCCGGTGTGAGTGGCGGCGGCAGTGTCGGGCTCGGTTTCGCGATCCCGATCGATCTCGCGAATCCGATCGCGGACCAACTGATCAAGACCGGCAAGCCGGGGCACCCGACGACCGGGTTGCAGGTTCAGGAGATCCCGCCGGCGCTCGCGCAGGCATCGGGTTCGCCGAGCGGTCTGTTCGTTCTCGCGGCGACCGGGCCGGGTGCGGAGGCCGGTCTGAAGGCCGGCGACGTGATCACCAAGGTCGACGGTCAGCAGGCCGTCAGCGCCGAGCAGATCGTGGTCGCCACGCTGACGCGGAAGGTCGGCGACAAGATCGAGCTGACCTACGTACGCGCAGGCACCTCAGCCACCGCGACTCTTACGCTCGCCGCCCCGTAAACGGCTCAGCAGGTTGCGAGGCGAGCAGATCAAGACCGAGCTGCCGAGCCAGGAACTGTGCGGCCAGCTGACCCTGCACGCTGTTGCCCGCCCGATCCAGCCGCGGCCCGAAGGTCCCCAACGCCCCCTTGCCGGGCGAGACCGTCACGATGCCTCCACCGATCCCGCTCTTCCCCGGTACGCCGACATCGAGCAGCCAGTCACCGGACGTCTCGTAAAGCCCCGCGATCGCCATCACCACCAGCGTCACCCGAGCGACATCCGCGTCAACCACCCGCTCCTGCGTCAGCGGACAGACCCCACCATCAGCCAACGTCGCCCCCATCACCGCCAGGTCCGTCGCCGCAACGCTCAAGCAACTCTGCCGGGTGTAGAGCTCGGTCGCCTCGCCGGCATCACCCGCCAGCCCGCCCACACTCTTCAGGAGGGCCGCCAGCGCACGGTTGCGGTGGTTCGTTGCCAGCGCCGACTCCAACACCTCCTGATCGAGCTCGAGCGTCCGGCCCGCGAACCGCGACAGACCGTCGACGACGAACCGCCAGCGATGCTCCAGCGAACTGCCCGGCGTCAGGCTCGTCGTCGCGATCGCGCCCGGATTCACCATCGGGTTGGTCCGCCCGGCGGGCGACTGCTCGACCGCCTGCACGGAGTTGAACGGGAGCCCGGTCGCGTTCACCCCGACCAGCTCACGGATCG carries:
- a CDS encoding lysylphosphatidylglycerol synthase domain-containing protein; translation: MAESSPPAVPTPRAARRKIPKPVVQLARLVVIVVVAWLLLRLLRGVDWGEVGHALTHLSLWQIAVLLVVILIRRSILAAPLALLIAGLSYLRAMISDVAAAAVATIAPSPGDVVLRLAMLRSWGIDNTDAASGLTLSTTLFYIARLAAPLLGFVIFWAAGDFYAPFAWAGLGFGAAAVVLLVGLLYALRAERTAATIGRLLGRLIQRVRPSSAGPAVWEERLVSFQSHSAGRMQQHGGLAMLSQLLLIGVEAGVLVLCLGFVGVTLDSSTVLIMFCSFMVVYPLTGLPLMGAGVMDATYAAFVSNHSSVEATDLVAGLLVWRVAVQLLPVVVGLLTIVVWRRFTWNG
- a CDS encoding S1C family serine protease — its product is MSEAEGGSQQPAETRGPNRLLITAIAEGVIVAALVATLIIVSIRRSGDTATASPASGQSSTAMCAAIPVANQVLPSVVTISASGSGAAGTGSGQVFRDGGYILTNDHVISSAAGGGSVTVQYSDGHSSAATIVGRDPSTDLAVLKAADEAKGYPVIAVGSSADLQVGQPVVALGAPLGLASTVTSGIVSALDRYVPVPGDSVTHHLIGAIQTDAAINPGNSGGALVDCAGNLVGVNAAIATVPNASGVSGGGSVGLGFAIPIDLANPIADQLIKTGKPGHPTTGLQVQEIPPALAQASGSPSGLFVLAATGPGAEAGLKAGDVITKVDGQQAVSAEQIVVATLTRKVGDKIELTYVRAGTSATATLTLAAP
- the glsA gene encoding glutaminase A codes for the protein MSDGRYISTGGLPDASTVDDLVRVTYELYRDVTEGTVSEVYPALARVDPDMFGVCVVATNGRLFEAGDARRPFTIMSVAKPFVFALMCQAVGVDAIRELVGVNATGLPFNSVQAVEQSPAGRTNPMVNPGAIATTSLTPGSSLEHRWRFVVDGLSRFAGRTLELDQEVLESALATNHRNRALAALLKSVGGLAGDAGEATELYTRQSCLSVAATDLAVMGATLADGGVCPLTQERVVDADVARVTLVVMAIAGLYETSGDWLLDVGVPGKSGIGGGIVTVSPGKGALGTFGPRLDRAGNSVQGQLAAQFLARQLGLDLLASQPAEPFTGRRA